A stretch of Deltaproteobacteria bacterium DNA encodes these proteins:
- a CDS encoding SH3 domain-containing protein, with amino-acid sequence MSFSKRFVALLLFSGLLLGAGSDAGSSAFFVHEVKAHLMPRTSRFGKPVKVLGLGTKLTLVDDSQADGGWLKVRTEDGAEGFIPLQAVTHGDRQLRAGSSAGADKVHRGSVQLAARGFSQDVEQESRKAHPELDYTLVDAIEASGPGPELVTRHAEEGGLRLEAEVAR; translated from the coding sequence ATGAGCTTCTCCAAGCGATTCGTGGCCCTGCTGCTCTTCTCGGGGCTGCTCCTCGGGGCCGGCAGCGACGCCGGCTCCTCGGCCTTCTTCGTCCACGAGGTGAAGGCGCACCTGATGCCCCGCACCTCCCGCTTCGGCAAGCCGGTGAAGGTGCTGGGGCTGGGCACGAAGCTGACCCTCGTCGACGACAGCCAGGCCGACGGCGGCTGGCTGAAGGTCCGCACCGAGGACGGCGCCGAGGGCTTCATCCCCCTCCAGGCGGTGACCCACGGGGATCGGCAGCTGCGCGCGGGGAGCTCCGCCGGCGCCGACAAGGTCCACCGCGGCTCGGTGCAGCTGGCCGCCCGCGGCTTCTCGCAGGACGTCGAGCAGGAGAGCCGCAAGGCGCACCCCGAGCTGGACTACACCCTGGTGGACGCCATCGAGGCCAGCGGCCCCGGGCCCGAGCTGGTCACCCGGCACGCCGAGGAAGGCGGCCTGCGCCTCGAGGCGGAGGTGGCGCGATGA
- a CDS encoding M48 family metallopeptidase, whose product MRRPHPIHLALAAFTMVFLLGASPCGTMGSQIRNNIQQAERNLRINSAQDIRRVGQRITSATKHLDAALQKHLPALKKGLDHPAATELTPEQEYYLGRTVCAQILAERFENRVVAVKGKGREATGSADLHYLQAIANALVPAAERSHLDALPPERIPTALRVAVVPGDAPNAYATPGGFVVVTSGMLSLAENEDELAAVLAHELSHVTLAHGLSAIDKAEAPLLKRIGRGAEALGTSMGVDLSELTQAFDKFTGAISAKLTKGYDADYEFAADARAASILEEAGYDPSALPRIVDRLGSWLEANGQKGFGETHPSPKDRLARLGEVPVVPGAEGHQRVREVRFAAHTPKLVQQGAQLASR is encoded by the coding sequence ATGAGAAGGCCTCACCCGATCCACCTCGCCCTGGCCGCCTTCACGATGGTCTTCCTCCTGGGGGCGTCTCCCTGCGGCACCATGGGGTCGCAGATCCGCAACAACATCCAGCAGGCCGAGCGGAACCTGAGGATCAACAGCGCGCAGGACATCCGCCGCGTCGGCCAGCGGATCACCTCGGCGACCAAGCACCTCGACGCGGCCCTGCAGAAGCACCTGCCGGCCCTGAAGAAGGGCCTGGACCACCCGGCGGCCACCGAGCTCACCCCGGAGCAGGAGTACTACCTGGGCCGGACCGTCTGCGCGCAGATCCTGGCCGAGCGCTTCGAGAACCGGGTCGTGGCCGTGAAGGGCAAGGGCCGCGAGGCCACCGGCAGCGCCGACCTCCACTACCTGCAGGCCATCGCCAACGCCCTGGTGCCGGCCGCCGAGCGATCGCACCTCGACGCCCTGCCCCCCGAGCGGATCCCCACCGCCCTGCGGGTGGCGGTGGTGCCGGGCGACGCCCCCAACGCCTACGCCACCCCCGGCGGCTTCGTCGTGGTCACCTCGGGGATGCTCTCCCTGGCCGAGAACGAGGACGAGCTCGCCGCGGTGCTGGCCCACGAGCTCTCCCACGTGACCCTGGCCCACGGCCTCTCGGCCATCGACAAGGCCGAGGCCCCCCTGCTCAAGCGGATCGGGCGGGGCGCCGAGGCCCTCGGGACCTCGATGGGGGTGGATCTGAGCGAGCTGACCCAGGCCTTCGACAAGTTCACCGGCGCCATCTCGGCGAAGCTCACCAAGGGCTACGACGCCGACTACGAGTTCGCCGCCGACGCCCGGGCCGCCAGCATCCTGGAGGAGGCGGGCTACGACCCCTCGGCGCTGCCCCGGATCGTCGATCGCCTCGGCAGCTGGCTCGAGGCCAACGGTCAGAAGGGCTTCGGCGAGACCCACCCCTCCCCCAAGGACCGCCTGGCCCGGCTGGGTGAGGTGCCCGTCGTGCCCGGCGCCGAGGGTCACCAGCGGGTGAGAGAGGTGCGCTTCGCCGCCCACACCCCCAAGCTGGTCCAGCAGGGCGCCCAGCTGGCGAGCCGCTAG
- a CDS encoding TerB family tellurite resistance protein: MKLWIGGKVTGAAVGMAVGGPVGALVGLAVGHALDHFTKPEDVDELLRQERQERQQRAPLPAGESASDREARLQFTTHLVALFAAVAQADGNVRREEVRTIRSFFSDRLHISGKDLEFVRLLLKKALRDPVDVEAAARTYKAASTGADRMLFVQALYEMVCDRGEPNPAQQKMINQIVVALDLSEADHHTIRSIYFSVPGLDEDYALLGLPEGCGDDDLKRAFRTLAAKHHPDKVTHLGTDAVAMAGKRFAEIKGAYDRIRAARGL, from the coding sequence ATGAAGCTCTGGATCGGGGGCAAGGTCACCGGGGCCGCGGTCGGGATGGCCGTGGGGGGGCCGGTGGGCGCGCTGGTCGGCCTGGCCGTCGGCCACGCCCTCGATCACTTCACCAAGCCCGAGGACGTGGACGAGCTGCTGCGTCAGGAGCGTCAGGAGCGGCAGCAGCGCGCGCCGCTGCCCGCCGGGGAGAGCGCGAGCGACCGCGAGGCGCGGCTGCAGTTCACCACCCACCTGGTGGCCCTCTTCGCCGCCGTGGCCCAGGCCGACGGCAACGTGCGCCGGGAGGAGGTCCGCACCATCCGGAGCTTCTTCTCCGACCGGCTCCACATCTCCGGGAAGGATCTGGAGTTCGTCCGGCTGCTGCTCAAGAAGGCGCTGCGGGACCCGGTGGACGTCGAGGCCGCCGCCCGGACCTACAAGGCGGCCTCCACCGGCGCCGACCGGATGCTCTTCGTCCAGGCCCTCTACGAGATGGTCTGCGACCGGGGGGAGCCCAACCCGGCCCAGCAGAAGATGATCAACCAGATCGTGGTGGCCCTCGACCTCTCCGAGGCCGACCACCACACGATCCGCTCGATCTACTTCTCGGTCCCCGGCCTCGACGAGGACTACGCCCTCCTGGGGCTCCCCGAGGGCTGCGGCGACGATGACCTCAAGCGGGCCTTCCGCACCCTGGCCGCCAAGCACCACCCGGACAAGGTGACCCACCTGGGCACCGACGCGGTCGCCATGGCCGGCAAGCGCTTCGCCGAGATCAAGGGGGCCTACGACCGGATCCGGGCCGCCAGGGGCCTTTGA
- a CDS encoding invasin domain 3-containing protein gives MKTHFVLWPMLVLLAVSGCNCGKGEGDNDGGSTAVDPTRSTVVATSPVPADGTSTSEVTVTLLDAEGNPVAGVSVTLASDRAGDTVSDPAAASDASGVAVGSVASTEVGDAVITASAGGQVLGQTATVTFEVVGPTCNGQPVDTDTDPLHCGRCDNACPAGLNEEATCAGGQCGTTCAAGFDDCNPAVDGCEADLTSAATCGDCGTTCPDGANATGACVDPSTSTCGYDCAAGWGDCDPAVDGCEVRIDTAARCGDCATDCNLPTILNGVATCADPATGTCGVSCDVGSQNCDGDPTNGCEPLTSAAACGSCAVTCNDEPNASGICVEPTTGTCGLDCDPGYADCDLAQAGCETDTGVDMNHCGGCNRPCTVSGAEATATCSNSLCSRGCNGGFADCNLDLDDPTGDGCETDLSTGDCGCSLSATGATATCLTGGSGARTVIWTQLRDAGGTPVTGATVTIDSADLTWLGPVTESSSAPGTYFREAEPLAATGAVQVTLTASSATCGASAPLRPVTLDIVDPVIDAGATATGGCALRQTNLRVKVVAEEDGAPLAGAFVMLGEAVDAAAFHGSFEDTLAGAAGTLGNTALTDANGFATFVDHGTIGMEAVSIVSAGAANRAYVSLVGIDAGDVILSLPQLPPYPTRVSLGGNVTGASYPLDNDGVVQTAMIMPVLDLDFVAAFDLNRLLSDVRNLTISSLGFCRADGQTFPIPGNIHVPDQVELGACQLAGGHPWYIDHPSGGQVDLVGVRADGDIFSLLGLIGGTGTAEELLALMTPSAAGMITGVSAASNQTNLTIPLTETVTETMPVDIQGAPLGTLYALALADLDGANGTGRLFLEGFKVQQNATDLTTMVATSDGLSTFAGKSDLGVGLSTDGAATSIVMDRTTLNATSPRVFSDFFLYPAGAAVGRTFSWSDIAGTTPDHHYSKSVLRRVSALGDYARRYEPFWIVYTDPGHRLPSGSRGFSLPTLPASAPRGFDGGYLVPGFNQVNRWLFSGWYLGLNPNAAALDLRSFTFQNNTQELTRIVSESVAMP, from the coding sequence ATGAAGACCCATTTCGTTCTGTGGCCGATGCTCGTCCTGCTGGCCGTCTCCGGCTGCAACTGCGGCAAGGGAGAGGGTGACAACGACGGTGGCTCCACCGCCGTCGATCCCACGCGCTCGACCGTGGTGGCGACCTCGCCGGTCCCCGCGGACGGCACCAGCACTTCGGAGGTGACCGTCACCCTCCTCGACGCCGAGGGCAACCCGGTGGCGGGCGTGAGCGTGACCCTGGCCTCCGACCGGGCCGGTGACACGGTGAGCGATCCGGCCGCCGCCTCGGACGCCTCGGGCGTGGCCGTGGGCAGCGTCGCCTCCACCGAGGTGGGGGACGCGGTGATCACCGCCAGCGCCGGAGGCCAGGTCCTCGGGCAGACGGCAACCGTCACCTTCGAGGTCGTCGGCCCGACCTGCAACGGGCAGCCCGTCGACACCGACACCGACCCCCTCCACTGCGGCCGCTGCGACAACGCCTGCCCCGCGGGCCTCAACGAGGAGGCCACCTGCGCCGGCGGCCAGTGCGGGACGACCTGCGCTGCGGGCTTCGACGACTGCAACCCGGCGGTGGACGGCTGCGAGGCCGACCTGACGAGCGCGGCGACCTGCGGCGACTGCGGCACCACCTGCCCCGACGGCGCCAACGCCACCGGCGCCTGTGTCGACCCCTCCACCTCCACCTGCGGCTACGACTGCGCCGCCGGCTGGGGGGACTGCGATCCGGCGGTGGACGGCTGCGAGGTGCGGATCGACACCGCCGCCCGCTGCGGCGACTGCGCCACCGACTGCAACCTCCCGACCATCCTCAACGGGGTGGCCACCTGCGCCGATCCCGCCACCGGCACCTGCGGGGTGAGCTGCGACGTGGGCTCGCAGAACTGCGACGGCGACCCCACCAACGGGTGCGAGCCGCTGACCTCGGCGGCGGCCTGCGGTAGCTGCGCGGTGACCTGCAACGACGAGCCCAACGCCAGCGGGATCTGCGTCGAGCCGACCACCGGCACCTGCGGGCTGGACTGCGATCCGGGCTACGCCGACTGCGATCTGGCCCAGGCCGGCTGCGAGACCGACACCGGCGTGGACATGAACCACTGCGGCGGCTGCAACCGGCCCTGCACGGTCTCCGGCGCCGAGGCCACCGCCACCTGCAGCAACTCCCTCTGCAGCCGGGGCTGCAACGGGGGCTTCGCCGACTGCAACCTCGACCTCGACGATCCCACCGGAGACGGCTGCGAGACCGACCTCTCCACCGGCGACTGCGGGTGCAGCCTCTCGGCCACCGGGGCCACGGCGACCTGCCTGACGGGCGGCTCCGGAGCCCGCACCGTGATCTGGACGCAGCTGCGGGACGCCGGCGGCACGCCCGTGACCGGCGCCACCGTGACCATCGACAGCGCCGACCTCACCTGGCTGGGGCCGGTCACCGAGTCGAGCAGCGCCCCGGGCACCTACTTCCGCGAGGCCGAGCCCCTCGCGGCGACCGGCGCCGTCCAGGTCACCCTCACGGCCAGCTCCGCCACCTGCGGCGCCAGCGCCCCGCTGCGGCCGGTCACCCTCGACATCGTCGACCCCGTCATCGACGCCGGCGCCACCGCGACCGGCGGCTGCGCGCTGCGGCAGACCAACCTGCGGGTGAAGGTCGTCGCCGAGGAGGACGGCGCGCCCCTGGCCGGCGCCTTCGTGATGCTCGGCGAGGCGGTCGACGCCGCGGCCTTCCATGGCAGCTTCGAGGACACCCTCGCCGGCGCCGCCGGGACCCTGGGCAACACGGCCCTCACCGACGCCAACGGCTTCGCCACCTTCGTCGATCACGGCACGATCGGGATGGAGGCGGTGAGCATCGTCAGCGCCGGCGCGGCGAACCGCGCCTACGTCTCCCTGGTGGGCATCGACGCCGGCGACGTCATCCTCTCTCTGCCCCAGCTGCCGCCCTATCCGACGCGGGTCTCCCTCGGAGGCAACGTCACCGGCGCCAGCTACCCGCTGGACAACGACGGCGTGGTGCAGACCGCGATGATCATGCCGGTGCTGGACCTGGACTTCGTCGCGGCCTTCGATCTGAACCGGCTGCTCTCGGACGTCCGGAACCTCACCATCAGCTCTCTGGGCTTCTGCCGGGCCGACGGCCAGACCTTCCCCATCCCCGGGAACATCCACGTGCCGGATCAGGTCGAGCTCGGCGCCTGTCAGCTCGCCGGCGGTCACCCCTGGTACATCGATCACCCCAGCGGCGGGCAGGTGGACCTGGTGGGCGTGCGGGCCGACGGCGACATCTTCAGCCTCCTGGGCCTCATCGGGGGCACCGGCACCGCCGAGGAGCTCCTGGCGCTGATGACCCCCTCCGCGGCCGGGATGATCACCGGGGTCTCCGCCGCCTCGAATCAGACCAACCTCACCATCCCGCTGACCGAGACGGTGACCGAGACCATGCCGGTGGACATCCAGGGCGCGCCCCTGGGCACCCTCTACGCCCTGGCCCTGGCCGACCTCGACGGGGCCAACGGCACCGGGCGGCTCTTCCTCGAGGGCTTCAAGGTCCAGCAGAACGCCACCGACCTCACGACGATGGTGGCCACCTCCGACGGCCTCTCCACCTTCGCCGGCAAGAGCGACCTCGGGGTGGGGCTCTCCACCGACGGCGCGGCGACCTCCATCGTGATGGATCGGACGACCCTCAACGCCACCAGCCCCCGCGTCTTCTCCGACTTCTTCCTCTATCCGGCCGGCGCGGCGGTCGGGCGCACCTTCAGCTGGAGCGACATCGCCGGCACGACCCCGGATCACCACTACAGCAAGTCGGTGCTGCGGCGGGTCTCGGCCCTCGGCGACTACGCCCGGCGCTACGAGCCCTTCTGGATCGTCTACACCGATCCGGGTCACCGCCTGCCCTCGGGCAGCCGTGGCTTCTCCCTGCCGACCCTGCCGGCGAGCGCCCCGCGGGGCTTCGACGGTGGCTACCTCGTGCCGGGCTTCAACCAGGTCAACCGCTGGCTCTTCTCCGGCTGGTACCTGGGCCTGAACCCCAACGCTGCGGCCCTCGATCTGCGCAGCTTCACCTTCCAGAACAACACCCAGGAACTCACCCGGATCGTGAGTGAGTCCGTCGCGATGCCATGA
- a CDS encoding deoxynucleoside kinase has translation MTTPKRFIALAGNIGTGKTTAAKILSRELGYELFDEPVIDNRFLRHYYADMKRWSFTLQLEFLIRRVEHHELIATVPKSCVQDRTLYEDPEIFAKYLHGLGYMTGDELDLYFEYFDRLSRSLHKPDLVIMLQGVTPTGLLDRIKTRGRKEEQGIPEDFLQGLSGYYLSFPMVCKEKYGLPVVKFDVSETDIRKGPGRQAFLDAVQKGLDGLGGLRKVK, from the coding sequence ATGACCACACCCAAGCGCTTCATCGCCCTCGCCGGGAACATCGGGACCGGCAAGACCACCGCCGCCAAGATCCTCTCGCGAGAGCTGGGCTACGAGCTCTTCGACGAGCCGGTGATCGACAACCGCTTCCTGCGTCACTACTACGCCGACATGAAGCGGTGGTCCTTCACCCTCCAGCTGGAGTTCCTGATCCGGCGGGTGGAGCACCACGAGCTGATCGCCACGGTGCCGAAGTCCTGCGTGCAGGACCGCACCCTCTACGAGGATCCGGAGATCTTCGCCAAGTACCTCCACGGCCTCGGCTACATGACCGGCGACGAGCTCGATCTCTACTTCGAGTACTTCGACCGCCTGAGCCGCTCCCTCCACAAGCCGGACCTCGTGATCATGCTCCAGGGCGTGACGCCCACCGGGCTCCTCGATCGCATCAAGACCCGCGGCCGCAAGGAGGAGCAGGGCATCCCCGAGGACTTCCTCCAGGGCCTCTCCGGCTACTACCTCTCCTTCCCCATGGTCTGTAAGGAGAAGTACGGCCTGCCGGTGGTGAAGTTCGACGTCTCGGAGACCGACATCCGCAAGGGGCCGGGCCGCCAGGCCTTCCTGGACGCCGTGCAGAAGGGACTCGACGGGCTCGGCGGCCTGCGCAAGGTCAAGTAG
- a CDS encoding serine/threonine-protein kinase: protein MASTRTKVIGTTRLLEPVGKGGMAEVYRGLQESLQREVAVKVMLPEITKDREAVTRFRREALALAGLHQENIVAIHDLVEKNGQLFMVMEYIEGVDVAELLEHGPLPLDIALMIAHGVARALDHAHFRRVIHRDVKPSNVLISHAGEVKLTDFGIAKDLTFDDLTKTGLVVGTPAYLSPEQVTGKRPDNRTDIYSLGVVLFQCLTGTKPFTARNHGELFIAIARGDRARVRQIDSDIPRAVEKIVEKCLAVKPEKRYRRASELVWALEERIAALVPGNPAARMVRYLRELGHVGDDDLSFLALDDEWYEREDVSISLELSANRGLDEEEEEEPELEEEEEEEEEEEEEIALEAQAEDEEDLAEASALLQVSVQLETLRSRMRRVVRLGVLLLILGAVSLAAGFNFAPERTSAALKAVGHWVDDLATWVASEASEGGDAPT, encoded by the coding sequence ATGGCCTCCACCCGCACCAAGGTGATCGGCACGACCCGCCTCCTCGAGCCCGTGGGCAAGGGAGGGATGGCCGAGGTCTACCGGGGCCTCCAGGAGTCCCTCCAGCGGGAGGTGGCCGTGAAGGTCATGCTCCCGGAGATCACGAAGGACCGGGAGGCCGTGACCCGCTTCCGCCGGGAGGCGCTGGCCCTGGCCGGCCTCCACCAGGAGAACATCGTGGCGATCCACGACCTGGTGGAGAAGAACGGCCAGCTCTTCATGGTGATGGAGTACATCGAGGGCGTGGACGTGGCCGAGCTGCTCGAGCACGGCCCCCTCCCCCTCGACATCGCCCTGATGATCGCCCACGGCGTCGCCCGCGCGCTGGATCACGCCCACTTCCGCCGGGTCATCCACCGGGACGTGAAGCCCTCCAACGTGCTGATCTCCCACGCCGGCGAGGTGAAGCTCACCGACTTCGGCATCGCCAAGGACCTGACCTTCGACGACCTGACCAAGACCGGCCTGGTCGTCGGCACCCCGGCCTACCTCTCCCCCGAGCAGGTCACCGGCAAGCGCCCGGACAACCGCACGGACATCTACTCCCTGGGGGTGGTGCTCTTCCAGTGCCTCACCGGGACCAAGCCCTTCACGGCCCGGAACCATGGCGAGCTCTTCATCGCCATCGCCCGCGGCGACCGGGCCCGGGTGCGGCAGATCGACTCCGACATCCCCCGGGCGGTCGAGAAGATCGTCGAGAAGTGCCTGGCGGTGAAGCCGGAGAAGCGCTACCGCCGCGCCTCGGAGCTGGTCTGGGCCCTCGAGGAGCGCATCGCCGCGCTGGTCCCCGGCAACCCCGCCGCCCGCATGGTCCGCTACCTCCGTGAGCTCGGCCACGTGGGCGACGACGACCTCTCCTTCCTGGCCCTCGACGACGAGTGGTACGAGCGCGAGGACGTCTCGATCTCCCTCGAGCTCTCGGCCAACCGGGGCCTGGACGAGGAGGAGGAAGAGGAGCCCGAGCTCGAGGAGGAGGAGGAGGAGGAAGAGGAGGAGGAGGAGGAGATCGCGCTCGAGGCGCAGGCCGAGGACGAGGAGGACCTGGCCGAGGCCAGCGCCCTGCTGCAGGTCTCGGTGCAGCTCGAGACCCTGCGCTCCCGCATGCGGCGCGTGGTGCGCCTGGGGGTGCTGCTCCTGATCCTGGGCGCGGTCTCGCTGGCCGCGGGCTTCAACTTCGCCCCGGAGCGGACCTCGGCGGCCCTGAAGGCCGTGGGCCACTGGGTGGACGACCTCGCCACCTGGGTGGCGAGCGAGGCCTCCGAGGGCGGCGACGCGCCTACTTGA
- a CDS encoding alpha-galactosidase translates to MKTGRTPLLLLPLLLFVGCEGCGDGPETFPLHLPTDRSFEVRWSDDGRISVLRPGATDASGAILEGAFAEVEVLFEGDPEPAVYRSTEGYTLVVSARRLEGTGPGEDALAVELAYTGHPGAPDLFLTLEGSSQRPYLTAGLRVRNATGEALVVTRAVPLKIDAEAGGALRLGAHPADHRILEAGSYLVSDFFVDLVPGDVASSAEREVLGEIHGWQRGHSISNWHHAIRDQETGLTLVAGALDFERSSPMFNTSFDAALATEAGGRTGFTYWSGEFPLLPQGKRLEPEESLEGGTIYLAPAEVDALAALERYADAVKAWNGITLFTERSPDHRIPTGWNSWTGSGSSGGYGATIDQDLMIANLDAMAEEFGDFGGEWFQIDDGYEHFYGDWDWRTDRFPDGAAWMADQIEARGLIPGVWIAPFQLDQSSQTYLDHVAEGWFAPQHPLFGGGMAILDLSHPAVQDWLEDRFRQIRADGYRWLKTDFVYWALGATDFYEDDLTREEAYRMGLAAIQRGLDAGALEAGGQPGDTFWLSVSMLGPHLGRVDSLRMNLDTMPAWEKDQASQTRAMAQGFKPTVRTIARRYFLHDRVFHFNHDMLFFRSHPDPGVPPITRDEARALLTAMALSGSVTKLGEKIVEMQPEWIADYRTAIPVFGKSARPLDLFEREYPEVWHLPVRPSEGLNTGGGGPAYDVVALFNWGTNDDLTTNPYTPMADAARAVRVDLEALGLLEGPYLARDFFTGEVFPVEGGALERTVQPHSVQLLALRPRRDWPTYLGGNRHLLQGAVEVKDLLWEGPAETLTLRYDAAPGSAAVPFEHALYFHLPPGFDLASVAVVGADSASILPATTTHPGVPGEVLELRFSVDARQEVTILLEF, encoded by the coding sequence ATGAAGACCGGGCGAACTCCCCTCCTTCTGCTCCCCCTCCTCCTCTTCGTCGGCTGTGAGGGCTGCGGCGACGGGCCCGAGACCTTCCCGCTCCACCTGCCGACCGACCGCAGCTTCGAGGTCCGCTGGAGCGACGACGGGCGCATCTCGGTCCTGCGGCCGGGAGCGACCGACGCGAGCGGCGCGATCCTCGAGGGGGCCTTCGCCGAGGTGGAGGTCCTCTTCGAAGGTGATCCCGAGCCCGCCGTCTACCGCAGCACCGAGGGCTATACCCTGGTGGTCTCGGCCCGGCGCCTCGAGGGCACGGGGCCCGGCGAGGACGCCCTCGCCGTCGAGCTCGCCTACACCGGACACCCCGGCGCCCCCGACCTCTTCCTCACCCTGGAGGGCAGCAGCCAGCGCCCCTACCTCACCGCCGGCCTGCGGGTGAGGAACGCCACCGGCGAGGCGCTGGTCGTGACCCGCGCCGTCCCCCTGAAGATCGACGCCGAGGCGGGCGGAGCCCTGCGCCTGGGGGCTCACCCCGCCGACCACCGGATCCTGGAGGCCGGCTCCTACCTGGTCAGCGACTTCTTCGTGGACCTGGTGCCCGGTGACGTCGCCTCCTCCGCCGAGCGGGAGGTCCTCGGGGAGATCCACGGCTGGCAGCGGGGCCACTCGATCAGCAACTGGCACCACGCCATCCGGGATCAGGAGACGGGCCTCACCCTGGTGGCCGGCGCCCTGGACTTCGAGCGCTCCTCGCCGATGTTCAACACCTCCTTCGACGCGGCCCTCGCCACCGAGGCGGGGGGCCGGACGGGCTTCACCTACTGGTCCGGCGAGTTCCCCCTCCTCCCGCAGGGCAAGCGTCTCGAGCCGGAGGAGAGCCTCGAGGGCGGCACGATCTACCTGGCCCCCGCCGAGGTGGACGCCCTGGCGGCCCTCGAGCGCTACGCCGACGCGGTGAAGGCCTGGAACGGCATCACGCTCTTCACCGAGCGCTCCCCGGACCACCGCATCCCCACCGGCTGGAACTCCTGGACCGGCTCGGGCTCCTCCGGGGGCTACGGGGCGACCATCGATCAGGACCTGATGATCGCCAACCTCGACGCCATGGCCGAGGAGTTCGGCGACTTCGGCGGGGAATGGTTCCAGATCGACGACGGCTACGAGCACTTCTACGGGGACTGGGACTGGCGCACGGACCGCTTCCCCGACGGCGCCGCCTGGATGGCCGACCAGATCGAGGCCCGGGGGCTCATCCCCGGCGTCTGGATCGCCCCCTTCCAGCTGGATCAGAGCTCTCAGACCTACCTCGACCACGTCGCCGAGGGCTGGTTCGCGCCGCAGCACCCCCTCTTCGGGGGCGGCATGGCCATCCTCGATCTCTCCCACCCGGCGGTGCAGGACTGGCTGGAGGACCGCTTCCGCCAGATCCGGGCCGACGGCTACCGCTGGCTGAAGACCGACTTCGTCTACTGGGCCCTGGGCGCCACCGACTTCTACGAGGACGACCTCACCCGGGAGGAGGCCTACCGGATGGGCCTCGCCGCCATCCAGCGGGGCCTCGACGCCGGCGCCCTCGAGGCCGGGGGCCAGCCGGGCGACACCTTCTGGCTCTCGGTCTCCATGCTCGGCCCCCACCTCGGCCGGGTCGACTCGCTGCGGATGAACCTCGACACCATGCCAGCCTGGGAGAAGGACCAGGCCAGCCAGACCCGGGCCATGGCCCAGGGCTTCAAGCCCACGGTGCGCACCATCGCCCGGCGCTACTTCCTCCACGACCGGGTCTTCCACTTCAACCACGACATGCTCTTCTTCCGCTCGCACCCGGACCCCGGCGTGCCGCCCATCACCCGGGACGAGGCGCGCGCCCTGCTCACGGCCATGGCCCTCTCGGGGAGCGTCACGAAGCTGGGGGAGAAGATCGTCGAGATGCAGCCGGAGTGGATCGCCGACTACCGCACCGCCATCCCGGTCTTCGGCAAGAGCGCCCGCCCCCTCGATCTCTTCGAGCGCGAGTACCCCGAGGTCTGGCACCTGCCGGTGCGGCCGAGCGAGGGCCTCAACACCGGGGGCGGCGGGCCGGCCTACGACGTCGTCGCCCTCTTCAACTGGGGAACGAACGACGACCTCACCACGAACCCCTACACGCCGATGGCCGACGCCGCGCGCGCGGTGAGGGTGGACCTCGAGGCGCTCGGGCTCCTCGAGGGCCCCTACCTCGCCCGGGACTTCTTCACCGGCGAGGTCTTCCCGGTCGAGGGAGGAGCGCTCGAGCGCACCGTGCAGCCGCACTCGGTGCAGCTCCTCGCCCTGCGCCCGCGGCGCGACTGGCCCACCTATCTGGGGGGCAACCGCCACCTCCTGCAGGGCGCCGTCGAGGTGAAGGACCTGCTCTGGGAGGGCCCGGCCGAGACCCTGACCCTGCGCTACGACGCGGCGCCGGGCAGCGCGGCTGTGCCCTTCGAGCACGCCCTCTACTTCCACCTGCCGCCGGGCTTCGACCTGGCCAGCGTGGCCGTGGTGGGCGCGGACTCCGCGAGCATCCTGCCCGCCACCACGACCCACCCGGGGGTGCCCGGGGAGGTCCTCGAGCTGCGCTTCTCGGTCGATGCCCGCCAGGAGGTCACGATCCTCCTCGAGTTCTAG